In Bos indicus x Bos taurus breed Angus x Brahman F1 hybrid chromosome 21, Bos_hybrid_MaternalHap_v2.0, whole genome shotgun sequence, one DNA window encodes the following:
- the TEX22 gene encoding testis-expressed protein 22 yields the protein MDSRECSLKVLLRKKAELQPSQEKEQPSQEKGQPSGPPSPAMAWGPPGAQSSSQQEPQTEDWVCEPQDSWRRSRRRWSVSIDERRRLAVLGRGEKLGRGEKLGLAGAPPSGRDLARIVTQLVSEDVDKDVLFPHPPRSSESTNAFQAFLVRSKPFWHNVALEAPASRSPPF from the exons ATGGACAGCAGGGAGTGTTCGCTTAAGGTTCTCTTGAGGAAGAAGGCAGAGTTGCAGCCTTCCCAGGAGAAGGAGCAGCCTTCCCAGGAGAAGGGGCAGCCCTCGGGGCCACCAAGCCCAGCGATGGCCTGGGGCCCACCAGGTGCCCAGAGCAGCAGTCAGCAGGAGCCGCAGACTGAGGACTGG GTGTGCGAGCCGCAGGACAGCTGGCGCCGGAGCCGCCGCCGCTGGAGCGTCAGCATAGATGAGCGCCGGAGGCTGGCCGTGCTGGGCCGCGGCGAGAAGCTGGGCCGCGGCGAGAAGCTGGGCCTCGCGGGGGCGCCCCCCTCCGGCAGG GACCTCGCGCGGATAGTGACCCAGCTGGTGTCCGAGGACGTGGACAAGGACGTGCTCTTTCCCCACCCGCCGAGGTCCTCCGAGTCCACCAACGCCTTCCAAGCCTTCCTGGTCCGGAGCAAGCCTTTCTGGCACAACGTGGCTCTGGAGGCCCCGGCCTCGAGGTCGCCGCCCTTCTAA